One genomic window of Halogeometricum sp. S3BR5-2 includes the following:
- the gcvPB gene encoding aminomethyl-transferring glycine dehydrogenase subunit GcvPB — protein sequence MDYDQARYSRDDQYEPLLAEKNAARVEIDEEDSPLPAELTRDSVELPDLSEPELARHYTRLSQMNWSVESGPYPLGSCTMKYNPSFTEDVAADPNAAVHPDRSARSVQGSLELLCDLQDYLARIGGMDAVTLQPPAGAAGEFAGILVAKAYHEANGNDRNEVVVPASAHGTNFASAAMAGYDVVELPSDEDGRVDVDALDAALSDDTAALMLTNPNTVGLFERDIVDIAEMVHDVGGLLYYDGANLNALLGRGRPGDMGFDIMHYNVHKTFATPHGGGGPGAGPVGVVEELAPYLPSPRVREKGGNYELFDPEESIGKVHGYQGNWLVLVKAYAYIARLGDEGLTDASAKAVLNANYLASQIDYEVPYDPFHHEFAATAGDRDAADVAKRMLDYGVHPPTTKWPEFVPEAMLTEPTEVENRDSLDDLARAFDAAMADSDEELENAPSKTTARRIDQVTAAREPRLSWRALDDESEE from the coding sequence ATGGATTACGACCAAGCGCGCTACTCGCGCGACGACCAGTACGAACCGCTGCTCGCAGAGAAGAACGCCGCGCGCGTCGAGATAGACGAAGAGGACTCGCCGCTGCCGGCCGAGTTGACGCGCGACTCGGTGGAACTGCCGGACCTCTCGGAACCCGAACTCGCCCGCCACTACACGCGCCTCTCGCAGATGAACTGGAGCGTCGAGAGCGGGCCGTACCCGCTCGGGTCCTGCACGATGAAGTACAACCCCTCGTTCACCGAGGACGTCGCCGCCGACCCGAACGCGGCGGTCCACCCCGACCGCTCCGCCCGGAGCGTGCAGGGGTCGCTCGAACTCCTCTGCGACCTGCAGGACTACCTCGCGCGCATCGGCGGGATGGACGCCGTGACGCTGCAACCGCCCGCCGGCGCCGCCGGCGAGTTCGCGGGCATCCTCGTGGCGAAGGCGTACCACGAGGCCAACGGCAACGACCGAAACGAAGTCGTCGTCCCCGCCTCCGCGCACGGGACGAACTTCGCGTCGGCTGCGATGGCGGGGTACGACGTGGTGGAACTCCCGAGCGACGAGGACGGCCGCGTCGACGTGGACGCCCTCGACGCCGCCCTCTCGGACGACACGGCGGCGCTGATGCTCACGAATCCGAACACCGTGGGCCTGTTCGAACGCGACATCGTCGACATCGCGGAGATGGTCCACGACGTGGGCGGTCTGCTCTACTACGACGGGGCGAACCTCAACGCCCTGCTCGGACGCGGTCGTCCGGGCGATATGGGCTTCGACATCATGCACTACAACGTGCACAAGACGTTCGCCACGCCCCACGGCGGCGGCGGTCCGGGCGCCGGCCCCGTCGGCGTCGTCGAGGAACTCGCCCCCTACCTCCCGAGTCCGCGGGTCCGCGAGAAGGGCGGCAACTACGAACTGTTCGACCCCGAGGAGTCGATCGGCAAAGTCCACGGCTACCAGGGCAACTGGCTCGTCCTCGTGAAGGCGTACGCCTACATCGCCCGCCTCGGCGACGAGGGACTGACGGACGCCTCCGCGAAGGCCGTGCTGAACGCGAACTACCTCGCCTCGCAGATAGACTACGAGGTGCCGTACGACCCGTTCCACCACGAGTTCGCCGCCACCGCCGGCGACAGGGACGCCGCCGACGTGGCCAAGCGGATGCTCGACTACGGCGTCCACCCGCCGACGACGAAGTGGCCCGAGTTCGTCCCCGAGGCGATGCTCACGGAACCGACGGAGGTGGAGAACCGCGACTCGCTGGACGACTTGGCGCGCGCGTTCGACGCCGCGATGGCCGACTCCGACGAGGAGTTGGAGAACGCGCCCTCGAAGACGACGGCGCGGCGCATCGACCAGGTGACCGCCGCGCGCGAACCGCGCCTGTCGTGGCGGGCGCTGGACGACGAGAGCGAGGAGTAG
- a CDS encoding ACT domain-containing protein, which yields MNPEAILADSAVELAPDDYAVVATERPVSGAFATVDDGREVTQVLREERLDEVETLAAEPGWALLTFDATLPFELVGFLARVASTLAEEDIPVFALSAYSTDHVLVRRADAESALAALSDLGCAVRRP from the coding sequence ATGAACCCCGAAGCGATTCTGGCCGACAGCGCCGTCGAACTCGCGCCGGACGACTACGCCGTCGTCGCGACCGAACGCCCGGTTTCGGGGGCCTTCGCCACCGTCGACGACGGGCGGGAGGTGACGCAGGTGCTTCGGGAGGAGCGACTGGACGAAGTGGAGACGCTGGCGGCCGAACCCGGGTGGGCGCTGCTCACGTTCGACGCCACCCTGCCGTTCGAGTTGGTGGGCTTTCTCGCGCGGGTGGCTTCGACGCTGGCCGAGGAGGATATCCCCGTCTTCGCGCTCTCGGCGTACTCCACCGACCACGTGCTCGTCCGACGGGCGGACGCCGAGTCCGCGCTCGCGGCGCTCTCGGACCTCGGTTGCGCGGTTCGGCGGCCGTAG
- a CDS encoding LLM class flavin-dependent oxidoreductase, whose amino-acid sequence MDLSLVDLSPVPEGGTAADAYANTVETAKRAEELGYSRFWVAEHHGMAGTLAGTTPEVLLGRLAGATNSIRLGTGAVLLNHYSPFKVAEAFGSLDGLAPGRIDAGLGRANGSPAADSALGTERHVEDPDGDHREKIEAVVSHLYDEYPETHAYADLEIPRSGAETPAPWALGSSPSSAAIAGELGLPYCFAAFIRPQFAAHAVAEYREQFEASESAGGLDEPHVMVALNAVCAETDEEAARRRAVAEASYKRMRRGEVGTRPSVEESIEELGGVPDPTPETLGGDEWPRAISGSPEMLSGLLDQLAERVGADEMMIQQVVAEHDHALESHELLAEAVGLDGR is encoded by the coding sequence ATGGACCTCTCTCTCGTCGACCTCTCTCCGGTCCCCGAAGGCGGTACCGCCGCCGACGCCTACGCGAACACCGTCGAGACGGCCAAGCGGGCCGAAGAACTGGGCTACTCGCGGTTCTGGGTGGCCGAGCACCACGGGATGGCGGGCACGCTCGCCGGGACGACGCCCGAGGTGCTCCTCGGCCGACTCGCCGGCGCGACCAACTCGATTCGCCTCGGCACCGGCGCCGTCCTCCTGAACCACTACAGCCCGTTCAAGGTCGCCGAGGCGTTCGGCTCGCTGGACGGCCTCGCCCCCGGCCGCATCGACGCCGGACTGGGGCGGGCGAACGGGTCGCCGGCCGCCGACAGCGCCCTCGGCACCGAACGGCACGTCGAGGACCCCGACGGCGACCACCGCGAGAAGATAGAGGCGGTGGTCAGCCACCTCTACGACGAGTACCCCGAGACGCACGCCTACGCCGACCTGGAGATTCCGCGCTCGGGGGCCGAGACGCCGGCGCCGTGGGCGCTCGGGTCGAGTCCCTCCAGCGCGGCCATCGCGGGCGAACTCGGCCTTCCCTACTGCTTCGCGGCGTTCATCCGCCCGCAGTTCGCCGCCCACGCCGTCGCGGAGTACCGCGAGCAGTTCGAAGCCTCGGAGTCGGCCGGCGGCCTCGACGAACCGCACGTGATGGTCGCGCTGAACGCCGTCTGCGCGGAGACCGACGAGGAGGCGGCGCGGCGCCGCGCGGTGGCCGAGGCGTCGTACAAGCGGATGCGGCGCGGCGAGGTGGGCACCAGACCCTCCGTCGAGGAGTCAATCGAGGAACTCGGCGGCGTCCCCGACCCCACCCCCGAGACGCTGGGCGGGGACGAGTGGCCCCGCGCCATCTCGGGGAGCCCCGAGATGCTGTCCGGCCTCCTTGACCAACTCGCGGAACGCGTCGGCGCTGACGAGATGATGATACAGCAGGTGGTCGCGGAGCACGACCACGCGCTGGAATCCCACGAACTGTTGGCGGAGGCCGTCGGACTCGACGGCCGGTAG
- a CDS encoding amidohydrolase, with protein sequence MATSDVGAVKRRLFEDIDAEGERLRALARDIWEHPEVALRESESSERIQSVLREEGFEVETGAGGIDTAFVARYGEEGPVVGTMGEYDALPGMSQRAAAERDPIEPGAPGHGCGHNLFGVGSLGGALAVKRAIERGDLSGSVVFFGTPAEEAGGGKVYMVRDGAFDDVDAIVSWHPGWYNAPGKGSCLANDGFDFTFRGETSHAAAAPESGRSALDAVQLMNTGVEYMREHVPDAARIHYVVRNGGSAANVVPGEASVEYIVRAPEREEVERISEWVRDIAGAAATMTRTDLDATKTAGMYGVLPNHPIADAIRENMDLVDFQLDDEQAAFAAELRETLGDAEGALRQLPESEREAARESSMFSTPVDAPDEGQVGSYSTDSGDVSWNVPLGRFTAATWVVGTPAHSWQAVAAGKDLGTVGMAFAAKTIASTLADLLEDDALRAAARAEFEERSAGHEYESPLPEGADPYELVSR encoded by the coding sequence ATGGCAACCAGCGACGTCGGAGCGGTGAAGCGGAGGCTGTTCGAGGATATCGACGCCGAGGGCGAGCGGTTGCGGGCGCTCGCCCGCGACATCTGGGAGCACCCGGAGGTGGCGCTCCGGGAGTCCGAGTCGAGCGAACGGATTCAGTCCGTCCTCCGGGAGGAGGGCTTCGAGGTGGAGACGGGCGCCGGCGGCATCGACACGGCGTTCGTGGCGCGATATGGGGAAGAGGGTCCCGTCGTCGGCACGATGGGCGAGTACGACGCCCTGCCGGGGATGAGCCAGCGCGCGGCGGCCGAGCGCGACCCTATCGAACCGGGCGCGCCGGGTCACGGCTGCGGGCACAATCTCTTCGGCGTCGGCAGCCTCGGCGGCGCCCTCGCGGTCAAGCGCGCCATCGAGCGCGGCGACCTCTCGGGGTCGGTCGTCTTCTTCGGCACGCCCGCCGAGGAGGCCGGCGGCGGCAAGGTGTACATGGTCCGCGACGGCGCGTTCGACGACGTCGACGCCATCGTCTCCTGGCACCCCGGCTGGTACAACGCGCCGGGCAAGGGCTCCTGTCTCGCCAACGACGGCTTCGACTTCACCTTCCGCGGGGAGACGTCGCACGCGGCGGCCGCGCCCGAGTCCGGACGGTCGGCGCTCGACGCGGTCCAACTGATGAACACCGGCGTCGAGTACATGCGCGAGCACGTCCCCGACGCCGCGCGAATCCACTACGTCGTCCGCAACGGCGGGTCGGCGGCCAACGTCGTCCCCGGCGAGGCCAGCGTCGAGTACATCGTCCGCGCGCCCGAACGCGAGGAGGTCGAACGCATCTCCGAGTGGGTGCGCGACATCGCCGGCGCGGCGGCGACGATGACCCGGACGGACCTCGACGCGACGAAGACGGCGGGGATGTACGGCGTCCTCCCGAACCACCCCATCGCCGACGCCATCCGCGAGAACATGGACCTCGTCGACTTCCAGTTGGACGACGAGCAGGCGGCCTTCGCCGCCGAACTCCGCGAGACGCTCGGCGACGCGGAGGGCGCCCTTCGACAACTCCCGGAGTCCGAGCGCGAGGCCGCCCGCGAGTCGTCGATGTTCTCGACGCCCGTCGACGCCCCCGACGAGGGGCAGGTCGGCTCTTATTCGACGGACTCGGGCGACGTGTCGTGGAACGTCCCGCTCGGTCGGTTCACCGCGGCGACGTGGGTCGTCGGCACGCCCGCCCACTCCTGGCAGGCCGTCGCGGCCGGGAAGGACCTCGGCACCGTCGGCATGGCGTTCGCCGCGAAGACCATCGCGTCGACGCTCGCGGACCTGCTCGAAGACGACGCGTTGCGCGCGGCGGCCCGCGCGGAGTTCGAGGAGCGCTCGGCGGGTCACGAGTACGAGAGCCCGCTTCCCGAGGGCGCCGACCCGTACGAACTCGTGAGTCGCTGA
- a CDS encoding lysylphosphatidylglycerol synthase transmembrane domain-containing protein, with translation MSESTFDRRTALKSLAGFGVAAVLLYLFGRVLGWDSILSALSKADPVPVALACGSSLVALTVWTKGWDVVLSSLSVEVPYRDLVPTYYAATFADYVTPFGKAGGGPFVAAVLSADHEVSYEESLASVVTTDSLNLLPFFTFAGAGVVVLGVTGSVPTNVRPLVYALGAVAVCVPLLAYLVWRVRGRATRLITRVLDPLAARVEFVDAGSVEERVTRFFSLIGDLGERRSWVLETVAFAYVGWVFFALPLWLAGRAMGVALPLQLVAFIVPASSMASLVPTPGGLGGVEAAVTGLLVTLAGVPTPTAAAIALLYRVASFWFVIPVGGGATLWLTYRS, from the coding sequence ATGAGCGAGTCGACGTTCGACCGCCGCACGGCGCTGAAGTCGCTCGCCGGGTTCGGCGTCGCGGCGGTCCTGTTGTACCTCTTCGGTCGGGTGCTCGGCTGGGACTCCATCCTCTCGGCGCTGTCGAAGGCGGACCCCGTCCCCGTCGCCCTCGCCTGCGGGAGTTCGCTCGTCGCGCTCACCGTCTGGACGAAGGGCTGGGACGTGGTGCTCTCGTCGCTCTCGGTGGAGGTTCCGTACCGCGACCTCGTCCCGACGTACTACGCCGCGACGTTCGCGGACTACGTGACGCCGTTCGGCAAGGCCGGCGGCGGCCCGTTCGTCGCCGCGGTGCTGTCGGCGGACCACGAGGTGAGTTACGAGGAGTCGCTGGCCAGCGTCGTCACCACCGACTCGCTGAACCTCCTTCCCTTCTTCACGTTCGCGGGCGCGGGCGTCGTGGTGCTCGGCGTCACCGGCAGCGTTCCGACGAACGTGCGCCCCCTGGTGTACGCGCTGGGCGCCGTCGCCGTGTGCGTTCCCCTGCTCGCCTACCTCGTCTGGCGGGTCCGCGGCCGGGCGACCCGGCTGATAACCCGCGTGCTGGACCCCCTCGCCGCGCGGGTGGAGTTCGTCGACGCCGGGAGCGTCGAAGAGCGGGTGACGCGGTTCTTCTCGCTCATCGGCGACCTGGGAGAGCGACGCTCGTGGGTGCTCGAAACCGTCGCGTTCGCCTACGTCGGATGGGTGTTCTTCGCCCTCCCCCTGTGGCTGGCCGGGCGGGCGATGGGCGTCGCCCTGCCGCTCCAACTGGTCGCGTTCATCGTCCCCGCGAGTTCGATGGCGAGTCTCGTCCCCACTCCCGGCGGCCTCGGCGGCGTCGAGGCGGCCGTGACGGGACTCCTCGTGACGCTTGCCGGCGTGCCGACGCCGACGGCCGCCGCAATCGCGCTCCTCTACCGCGTCGCCAGTTTCTGGTTCGTGATTCCGGTGGGCGGCGGCGCGACGCTGTGGCTCACTTATCGAAGCTAG
- a CDS encoding PLP-dependent aminotransferase family protein, translated as MDGEGYGAWRSITAPDAVSLVFGFPYPESFPNEELVAAARAVFDEEGDVALQYTGGEYAGALADVVAEHARDRGVDCDPGDVVLTNGSTRAIDAVCRTFLEPGDGVFAEAPTFMGALNLFRGYDAAVTGLPTDADGLDVGALETELAARRAAGRPAPKLLYTIPTFQNPTGATMPLERRRRLLELAAEYDFVVLEDDAYGALRYDGDPVPPLKALDEEGRVVRVGTFSKTIAPGVRTGWVVAEGEIREQVERMNPGGTNTFTRGVLARYCREGHFERNVEAFRGEYERRRDRMLDALDAHMPPEATWTDPDGGFFVWVTLPEGLDSAALLPEAAEEGVLYLPGEHFYPDGGDERGERGLRLSFSYAAPDEIDRGIEGLARACQRVLDAR; from the coding sequence ATGGACGGCGAGGGATACGGCGCGTGGCGGTCGATAACGGCACCCGACGCCGTGTCGCTCGTGTTCGGCTTTCCGTACCCCGAGTCGTTCCCGAACGAGGAGTTGGTCGCGGCCGCGCGCGCGGTGTTCGACGAGGAGGGAGACGTGGCCCTCCAGTACACGGGCGGGGAGTACGCGGGGGCCCTCGCGGACGTCGTCGCGGAACACGCCCGCGACAGGGGCGTCGACTGCGACCCCGGGGACGTGGTGCTGACGAACGGGTCGACGCGCGCCATCGACGCCGTCTGCCGGACGTTCCTCGAACCGGGCGACGGCGTGTTCGCGGAGGCGCCGACGTTCATGGGCGCGCTGAACCTCTTTCGCGGGTACGACGCCGCGGTCACGGGCCTGCCGACGGACGCCGACGGCCTCGACGTGGGCGCCCTCGAAACCGAACTCGCCGCGCGCCGCGCGGCGGGGCGTCCGGCCCCGAAACTGCTGTACACCATTCCGACGTTCCAGAACCCGACGGGCGCCACGATGCCGCTCGAACGGCGGCGGCGACTGCTCGAACTCGCCGCCGAGTACGACTTCGTCGTCCTCGAAGACGACGCCTACGGGGCGCTCAGGTACGACGGCGACCCGGTGCCGCCGCTGAAGGCACTGGACGAGGAGGGGCGCGTCGTCCGCGTCGGCACGTTCTCGAAGACCATCGCGCCCGGCGTCCGCACGGGGTGGGTCGTCGCCGAGGGGGAGATACGCGAACAGGTCGAGCGGATGAACCCCGGCGGGACGAACACGTTCACGCGGGGCGTCCTCGCCCGCTACTGCCGCGAGGGCCACTTCGAGCGGAACGTCGAGGCGTTCCGCGGGGAGTACGAGCGTCGCCGCGACCGGATGCTCGACGCCCTCGACGCGCACATGCCGCCGGAGGCGACGTGGACCGACCCCGACGGCGGCTTCTTCGTCTGGGTGACGCTCCCCGAGGGCCTCGACAGCGCGGCGCTCCTTCCGGAGGCGGCCGAGGAGGGGGTCCTCTACCTGCCGGGCGAGCACTTCTACCCCGACGGCGGGGACGAACGGGGAGAGCGCGGACTGCGACTCTCCTTCAGTTACGCCGCCCCGGACGAGATAGACCGCGGTATCGAGGGGCTGGCGCGGGCGTGCCAGCGGGTGCTGGACGCGCGGTGA
- the fmdA gene encoding formamidase, which produces MPEVKFEVDVDSPPDEQPGANPFNRWHPDIPAAVEAEPGETMRLEALDWTGGQIADDDNANDVRDVDLSQVHYLAGPVHVEGAEPGDLLKVEFLDMGVLNDRCEFGFTGTFSRQNGGGFLTDHFPDAAKSVWDIDGYTVSSRHIPDVRYEGKIHPGLAGCAPSEELLEEWNERERNLVERHEADPESIHNHPTGEEEPGVANLPTTEGAQMGEMDPEVAEEAAETAARTVPPREHGGNHDIKDLSIGSTVYFPVYVEGAKFGVGDFHASQGDGEITFCGAIEMPGYVDVEFDLVKGGMEKHGVDHPIFEPGHRGPHFEDYVTFCGYSVTEDGEQHYIDSHVAYRRACLQAIDYLKKFGYTGQQAYHLLGTVPVEGRQSGVVDVPNACSTLALPKGVFEFDVSPGGLEESKSDRGDLVVTDDPLG; this is translated from the coding sequence ATGCCAGAAGTGAAATTCGAGGTCGACGTCGACAGTCCGCCCGACGAGCAACCCGGCGCGAACCCGTTCAACCGCTGGCACCCGGACATCCCGGCGGCCGTCGAGGCCGAACCCGGCGAGACGATGCGGTTGGAGGCGCTGGATTGGACCGGCGGCCAGATAGCCGACGACGACAACGCCAACGACGTGCGCGACGTGGACCTGAGCCAGGTCCACTACCTCGCCGGTCCGGTACACGTCGAGGGCGCCGAACCGGGCGACCTCTTGAAGGTCGAGTTCCTCGACATGGGGGTGCTGAACGACCGGTGCGAGTTCGGCTTCACCGGCACGTTCTCCCGACAGAACGGCGGAGGGTTCCTGACGGACCACTTCCCCGACGCCGCCAAGTCGGTCTGGGACATCGACGGCTACACCGTCTCCTCGCGCCATATTCCCGACGTGCGCTACGAGGGGAAGATCCATCCCGGACTGGCCGGATGCGCCCCGAGCGAGGAGCTATTGGAGGAGTGGAACGAGCGCGAACGGAACCTCGTCGAGAGACACGAGGCGGACCCCGAGTCCATCCACAACCACCCCACCGGCGAGGAGGAACCCGGCGTGGCGAACCTTCCGACGACGGAGGGCGCGCAGATGGGCGAGATGGACCCCGAGGTGGCCGAGGAGGCGGCCGAGACGGCCGCGCGGACGGTGCCGCCGCGCGAACACGGCGGAAACCACGACATCAAGGACCTCTCCATCGGGTCGACGGTGTACTTCCCCGTCTACGTCGAGGGGGCGAAGTTCGGCGTCGGCGACTTCCACGCCTCGCAGGGCGACGGCGAGATAACGTTCTGCGGCGCCATCGAGATGCCCGGCTACGTCGACGTGGAGTTCGACCTCGTGAAGGGCGGCATGGAGAAACACGGCGTCGACCACCCCATCTTCGAACCCGGCCACCGCGGCCCCCACTTCGAGGACTACGTGACCTTCTGCGGCTACTCGGTCACCGAGGACGGCGAACAGCACTACATCGACTCGCACGTCGCCTACCGCCGCGCCTGCCTGCAGGCCATCGACTACCTGAAGAAGTTCGGTTACACCGGCCAGCAGGCCTACCACCTGCTCGGCACGGTTCCCGTCGAAGGGCGACAGAGCGGCGTCGTCGACGTGCCGAACGCGTGTTCGACGCTCGCGCTCCCGAAGGGCGTCTTCGAGTTCGACGTCTCCCCGGGCGGACTGGAAGAGTCGAAATCCGACCGCGGCGACCTGGTCGTCACGGACGACCCCCTCGGGTGA
- a CDS encoding TCP-1/cpn60 chaperonin family protein: MSDVARSPLREAERKADDAGEPAPTPAESARALAGTVRSTFGPNGRDKMLVGSDGTVVVTNDGARVLDRLDVEDPVARVLSRAVRTQRARVGDGATGTLLLVDELLSAAASLVGDGYHATTVVEGYALAAARARERLPTHELAVGASDGERLRSVAKAAVTGRWDDAAAERFAGLAVSGLRAVDFDASRLDLCAYPGGELRESALLDGVLVDTDTSSTGVEDGAVEGPRTLVDARVAMLDAELTVETPRGTGSLGLNGPEELDALREHERSVRTEAVRTLSEAGADVLFCQKSVDGAVRSELARAGVLVVERTRRDEFDALARATGADPVMSVTDLARENLGRADEVRRRTVGTADALAATGGAGESRATLLLRGGTPHVAEETERIVEDCLALVRGALRDGGVLAGGGAAATALAGDLSSHARAVGGREQAAVEAFADSLEAIPRQLARNAGRDPVDALVELRTRHHEGDSTVGVGRSGALREMVEAGVLEPPSVLDSTLATALETVSAVLRVDDVLAVDAADGPGSDGGSGGAGGGGSGAPPRSRATGGYPWAIGH, from the coding sequence ATGTCGGACGTAGCGCGGTCGCCCCTCCGAGAAGCGGAAAGAAAAGCGGACGACGCCGGCGAACCTGCTCCGACGCCCGCCGAGTCCGCGCGGGCGCTGGCGGGCACCGTCCGCTCGACGTTCGGGCCGAACGGCCGCGACAAGATGCTCGTCGGTTCCGACGGCACCGTCGTCGTCACGAACGACGGCGCGCGCGTCCTCGACCGACTCGACGTCGAGGACCCGGTCGCGCGGGTGCTGTCGCGGGCGGTCCGGACCCAGCGAGCGCGCGTCGGCGACGGCGCGACGGGGACGCTGCTCCTCGTCGACGAACTGCTCTCGGCGGCGGCGTCGCTCGTCGGGGACGGCTACCACGCGACGACGGTCGTCGAGGGGTACGCGCTGGCGGCGGCCCGCGCCCGTGAACGGCTTCCGACCCACGAACTCGCGGTCGGCGCGAGCGACGGGGAGCGCCTGCGGAGCGTGGCGAAGGCGGCCGTCACGGGCCGGTGGGACGACGCGGCGGCGGAGCGGTTCGCCGGCCTCGCCGTCTCCGGCCTCCGGGCCGTCGACTTCGACGCGTCCCGCCTCGACCTGTGCGCCTACCCCGGCGGCGAACTCCGCGAGTCGGCGCTCCTCGACGGCGTCCTCGTCGACACCGACACCTCCTCGACGGGCGTCGAGGACGGCGCCGTCGAGGGACCGCGGACGCTCGTCGACGCGCGAGTGGCGATGCTCGACGCCGAACTGACCGTCGAGACGCCTCGCGGGACGGGGTCGCTCGGCCTCAACGGGCCCGAGGAACTCGACGCCCTCCGCGAGCACGAGCGGTCAGTCCGAACAGAGGCCGTCCGGACGCTCTCGGAGGCGGGCGCCGACGTCCTGTTTTGCCAGAAGTCCGTCGACGGGGCGGTGCGGTCGGAACTCGCCCGCGCGGGCGTCTTGGTCGTCGAGCGCACCCGTCGGGACGAGTTCGACGCCCTCGCTCGCGCGACGGGCGCCGACCCGGTGATGTCCGTCACCGACCTCGCTCGCGAGAACCTCGGACGCGCGGACGAGGTTCGCCGGCGGACCGTCGGGACGGCCGACGCCCTCGCCGCGACGGGCGGGGCGGGCGAGTCGCGGGCGACGCTGTTGCTCCGCGGCGGGACGCCGCACGTCGCCGAGGAGACGGAGCGCATCGTCGAGGACTGCCTGGCGCTCGTCCGGGGGGCCCTGCGCGACGGGGGCGTCCTCGCCGGCGGCGGCGCGGCGGCGACGGCCCTCGCAGGCGACCTCTCGTCGCACGCGCGCGCCGTCGGCGGCCGGGAGCAGGCGGCCGTCGAGGCGTTCGCCGACTCGCTGGAGGCGATACCCCGCCAGTTGGCGAGGAACGCCGGCCGCGACCCCGTCGACGCGCTGGTGGAACTCAGAACCCGACATCACGAGGGCGACTCGACCGTCGGCGTCGGCCGGTCGGGGGCGCTCCGGGAGATGGTCGAGGCGGGCGTGCTGGAACCGCCGTCCGTCCTCGATTCGACCCTCGCGACCGCGCTGGAGACCGTCTCGGCGGTGCTCCGCGTCGACGACGTGCTCGCGGTCGACGCGGCCGACGGCCCCGGTTCGGACGGCGGGTCCGGCGGGGCGGGCGGAGGCGGGAGCGGCGCCCCGCCCCGGAGTCGGGCGACCGGCGGCTATCCGTGGGCCATCGGGCACTGA
- the ddh gene encoding D-2-hydroxyacid dehydrogenase, giving the protein MPVTIGIHPSVARIVPPERLESELADAASDATVRVLDGRGDGRGGRDATVDPASVGNSLDVVASFGFEEWFLDAGLDWIHVVRAGHDEFPVDALRERGIALTNSSGIHGAPVGETVLGYMLQFAHGLHRYRDDQLDREWNPRPWGESFTLEGERVCVVGLGTLGRGIARRADAVGMSVVGVRRTPAPVDHVAERYSPENLREAVSDARFVVLAVPLNPATEGLFGAAELAAMREDAYLVNVARGPVADQSAVVDALESDAIAGAALDVTDPEPLPAESPLWGMENVVVTPHASAADEAFPERVADIVGENVRRLRDGESLANQVV; this is encoded by the coding sequence GTGCCCGTCACAATCGGCATCCACCCGTCCGTCGCCCGCATCGTGCCGCCCGAACGCCTCGAATCGGAACTGGCCGACGCCGCCTCCGACGCGACGGTCCGCGTCCTCGACGGCCGCGGCGACGGCAGGGGCGGCAGGGACGCCACCGTCGACCCGGCCTCGGTCGGTAACTCGCTGGACGTCGTCGCCTCGTTCGGCTTCGAGGAGTGGTTCCTCGACGCCGGTCTGGACTGGATTCACGTCGTCCGCGCCGGTCACGACGAGTTCCCGGTCGACGCCCTCCGCGAACGGGGAATCGCGCTGACGAACAGTTCCGGCATCCACGGCGCCCCCGTCGGCGAGACGGTCCTCGGCTATATGCTCCAGTTCGCCCACGGTCTGCACCGCTACCGCGACGACCAACTCGACCGCGAGTGGAATCCCCGGCCGTGGGGCGAGTCGTTCACGCTGGAGGGCGAACGCGTCTGCGTCGTGGGCTTGGGTACGCTCGGCCGCGGTATCGCCCGCCGCGCGGACGCCGTCGGCATGTCGGTCGTCGGCGTGCGCCGGACGCCCGCGCCCGTCGACCACGTCGCGGAGCGCTACTCGCCCGAGAACCTCCGGGAGGCGGTTTCGGACGCGCGGTTCGTCGTCCTCGCGGTGCCCCTGAACCCGGCGACCGAGGGACTGTTCGGCGCCGCGGAACTGGCGGCGATGCGCGAGGACGCCTACCTCGTGAACGTCGCGCGCGGCCCCGTCGCGGACCAGTCGGCCGTCGTCGACGCCCTCGAATCCGACGCCATCGCCGGCGCCGCTCTCGACGTGACCGACCCCGAACCCCTCCCCGCCGAGTCGCCGCTGTGGGGGATGGAGAACGTCGTCGTCACCCCGCACGCCTCAGCCGCCGACGAGGCGTTTCCCGAACGGGTCGCCGACATCGTCGGGGAGAACGTCCGCCGCCTCCGGGATGGCGAGTCGCTGGCGAATCAGGTGGTCTGA